The following are from one region of the Gossypium hirsutum isolate 1008001.06 chromosome D03, Gossypium_hirsutum_v2.1, whole genome shotgun sequence genome:
- the LOC107950389 gene encoding heavy metal-associated isoprenylated plant protein 23: MGVSGTLEYLSDLMSSSGHKHKKRKQLQTVELKVRMDCDGCELKVKKALSSLNGVKSVNINRKQQKVTVTGYVEANKVLKKAKSTGKKAEIWPYVPYNLVAQPYAVTAYDKKAPPGYVRKVDNNVSSTATVTRYSVM; this comes from the exons ATGGGAGTTTCAGGCACTTTGGAGTATTTGTCTGATTTAATGAGCAGTAGTGGTCATAAGCACAAGAAGAGAAAACAATTGCAGACAGTAGAGCTGAAGGTGAGGATGGACTGTGATGGTTGTGAACTCAAGGTCAAGAAAGCCCTCTCTTCATTGAatg gagTGAAATCGGTGAACATAAACAGGAAACAGCAGAAGGTGACTGTAACGGGATATGTTGAAGCTAACAAAGTGTTGAAGAAAGCTAAGTCAACAGGGAAAAAGGCTGAGATTTGGCCTTATGTTCCTTACAATCTGGTGGCTCAACCTTACGCTGTTACTGCTTATGACAAGAAGGCACCTCCTGGTTATGTTAGGAAAGTAGACAACAATGTAAGCAGCACTGCTACCGTCACTAGATATTCTGTCATGTGA
- the LOC107950387 gene encoding 18S rRNA aminocarboxypropyltransferase produces the protein MGHNKPRRFKTHNSHRGQSSRNHQFQREDESLPHDQPPEEEPNVPKVQLAMWDFGQCDAKRCTGRKLARFGLLKDLRVNSGFGGIVLSPVGSQCVSKEDYNLIKRKGLAVVDCSWARLSDVPFVKLRCGAPRLLPWLVAANPVNYGRPCELSCVEALSAALLICGEEETANLLLGKFKWGHAFLSLNRELLKAYSECENSADIISVQNSWLSQQRQVPKVPPDAAEGASNDSEDEEGSSNDSEDGLPPLERNMNHLSLQESDDESE, from the exons ATGGGTCACAACAAGCCCCGGCGTTTCAAAACCCATAACTCTCATCGGGGACAGTCTAGCAGAAACCATCAATTCCAAAG GGAAGATGAATCTCTCCCACATGATCAAC CTCCCGAAGAGGAACCCAATGTTCCTAAAGTTCAACTTGCTATGTGG GATTTTGGACAGTGTGATGCAAAAAGGTGCACTGGGCGCAAACTTGCAAGATTTGGGTTGTTGAAA GATTTGCGTGTAAATAGTGGTTTTGGCGGCATTGTTTTAAG TCCTGTTGGTAGTCAATGTGTCTCAAAAGAAGATTACAACTTAATAAAGAGGAAAGGGTTAGCTGTTGTGGATTGCTCATGGGCTCGTCTTAGTGATGTACCCTTTGTGAAGCTGCGGTGTGGTGCTCCTcgcttgt TGCCATGGCTAGTGGCTGCAAACCCAGTAAATTATGGTCGACCATGTGAGCTATCATGCGTAGAAGCATTATCTGCTGCTTTACTAATATG TGGGGAAGAGGAAACCGCAAACTTGCTGTTAGGCAAGTTCAAATGGGGTCATGCCTTCCTGTCCCTTAACAG GGAACTTTTGAAGGCATATTCTGAATGTGAAAATAGTGCTGACATCATATCAGTCCAAAATTCTTGGCTTTCACAACAAAGGCAAGTCCCTAAGGTTCCACCAGATGCAGCAGAAGGTGCATCCAATGATTCAGAAGATGAGGAGGGTTCTTCCAATGATTCTGAAGATGGGCTACCTCCTCTAGAAAGGAATATGAACCATTTGAGTTTGCAGGAAAGTGATGATGAAAGTGAGTAA